The genomic interval TATCATCTTCAAATCCTATTGGAACCACAGTAAATAACACACAAGTAGTAAGAAGCCCCAGAGATACTGAGGTATGTTTATGGGATGCAATAAGACTTTTCCTCCTTTCAGGTTTTCTCTGGCTTCTAAAAGTCAGTGCATAGGCAGTGCCATAGGGTGATATGTGAAAGGGGTAACATCAATACGGCTATGGCCACAGGGACCTGGACATGGGAAGGTCTGAGAGAAAATACCTACAGCTGTAACTGCCAATCTTTGGCTGATTATTATTGGATTGTCTTACACTTCTGAATTGAGTCTAGAGGGGAAATGtatcttttcagttttttcaatttaaataaggtaatattgttttgttttgccaatCCATGATGTTGTATGAAATGACTGATGACTCAGTAGATCCACCCAGTAAAAGTCTATGCTAAATAACATTATATCAACTACTCCTTCCCTCATCTGGCTTTATGGTTGATGGACTTAGTGGCTTAGAGTcaaccagtgattctcaaccctggccacacattagaatcatctagggttctctttaaaaatatgaatgcaCATGCTATTTCTTGAACTAACTGAATTAGAATCTCTAGCAATGGATCCAGGgcaatctgtaattttaaaaaagctcatcaggtgattctaatatacAATGAGAGTTGAGAACCACTTGACAGGAGTACAGTGCACATGAGACGATTCACAGCTATAAGCAGGTCAAGTGCTGCTATTTCATGGCCACACAGTGGGTTCCTAAACTCCTAGTTTAATTTCTTCATGAGACAGACTAAGAGAGAGGGCAAAGATGACTCAATATAAATCCATCCTCCCCCTACCCCGCTCCTCCTCCTGGAAGAGAAAACATCCCTCTGGCACACAACTCTACTGATGAGACCTTATTCTATCGCAGCAGTGCTTTTTCAGCTTTCAACATTCCCCCACCTCTCATACCCCTGCTCAGAATACAGAGGGGCTGAAACAagcttttaaatggttaaaaaaaacaattcaatACCACTGAGACTTTACAGTGCTTTATTTTCCACAGATTCATTGGGAATGTAGAAGGTGAGAAAATGCTGCTTTGctatgaactaaaaaaaaaagtaacttggTTCTTTCCTCTTGAATACCAGCCCTAAGAATGTTCTAGTGAGTGATCACAATTTTGTGCCTATACAGCTTCATAGATGTGGTAAAGACTGGAAGGCTCTCTGAAAGTTACACACTGGACTTAACAGTAGTCATAATTATCAGATTTTCCTAAAACAAGCTGATATCTGTATCTAATGGAAGAGCCATGAGAGAAACATGAAGCTGATTTGGGGGAAGAGACATCTGTTGTCTGAGCTTGAAACTGCAAAAGTTTCACAACATTCTACCCAGGCTattttgaggggtgggggtggggggtgttttTTACCTGCTTTGGTAGACTTAGGTAGCTTCATCCGTACCATTTTCTCCTGTCTATTGACATTGGAACTGAAAATCCGTCTTGATTGGTTTTCATTTGCAAGGCCAGCTCTCTTtaacacaaaatgaaaacagaaaggtTGTTAAGTCCTGACATGAAAACTGCAAATTACTTATTCAAATCACAAGCCCTGTCCTGGGTATTATGAGTTCAACATTaaccagaaggaaagagagagagagatagaaagaaacagaaagcacCTTGGTTCAAAATTTCAGTTCACAAAACCTAAGCTGGTTCAAGTTTATCACCTTTCTGAGCTGGAAGAAAAGGTTGTCTAATCATACAAATAGTGTAAACAAGTTAACGTGAGAATTATTTAACTTGACAACAGCCTCTTCTCTAGCACTTTACCAGCACTTAGCAAGCTAACAGAATGTGGTGGTTACAAACACCTTATCAGTTAATTAACGTGACTTTCATGGATTTCTACGTAACAAAACTTGTTTACATCTGACTTGCATTAGAAAGTGATACAACTAGGTGTTTTCAAAATTGTACAGCTTAAGCTTTTCAAATTAACCTCTCCACAACTAGTCTAAATCAATGAGTTTATATACCCTAAAATATGTCCCCCGACAAAAGCTTTAATGAAGGTGGACTTTGCCCTGTATGATCCTGCTCCCATAAAAACACtaatgatgaaaatgaaaagatcTTTAAAGCAAAGAGTTAGATTTTCACATGATCCCACAACAAATTCAGTAAGCACTTAGAAGTATAGGAACTTAGACATATCTTTTGATATGTAAATTTGATgttttcttgagtcagttttctGTAGTTTTGACAAGCAGGGGTCTCATTCTGACACTTCCAAAGACATTGCAAATGCGACATTGGAAGCAAGACATCATCCCATCATGTCTGGTCCACACGTGGTACCATTAGCCTTGTTCATCACATAGCTTTTCTCTTAACTTATAGGGGGTGCCACACCAAACCAAGTCGGTATGTGGAAACCCAAACATGAAACTACCTTTACTTACGTAAAGGTAAACCATTATGTACTGATATGGAAGGGTGTCCAGAAGtgaaatgttaaatgaaaaatagtatgtatagtttaattccatttatattttcttaaatacatGTACATATTTATAGGCATAAAATATCTGTAAGGATATTTACTCAACTCTCACCCCAGTGGTgacctttgggtttttttttaatggctcctTATTTCTAGACCAATTTCATGGAATTCCTTAGGACAGGACTTGAATCTTCTCATATTCATCACTTTTTACAAATCCTTTAAGAGCATAAAGCGGAGCACATTTCTATGAGTACAAAGCAAGTCTTTTCCCCTGAAGAGTCCCCAGATTAATGTATGATTAACGTATTCAAAGAGGTGGGGAGCTGCATCTTTAGCAAAGTTCCCAATACAATCTTAGTCAGTTGGCTCCAGCAACCTTTTGGAGTGTTTTGTGGGCTGCCCCAGGTCCTACCCAATATCTAGGCTCCTTAGTCTCAGGCTTGGCTCCAGCTCTATTCTTGGTTTTGGGCTCGTTTGCAGGAATGTTGGCCTGGAAACTCCCCTGCTTCTGCTTCACCATGGTTATCCAAGCTGGCTCTGAGGTGGCACAATCTGACTGTTGACCAGGAGCTTTTCCTGTGAAAGGAATGAAAGTTAGAACTGAAGCGAGGCAGGCAGGGTTTTGAGACTGACTGGGGCCTACCCACAGTAAGGTCCCAAATGGGACCCTTGTTAATtgccaaatgaaaataaacagataacaCATAGAGAAGGGCCTCCTTCTTTTGTACCCTCCCCACAACTTGGCAAGGCAGGAGTTCCTTGAGTAGATAAGAAGCTGTACTTCTAAGTTTGCAAACCGTCCTCTTACTGGTCCCTTTCCCTCCCTTGTCCATCcctcttcctatctccagttcaGGGTAGGACAGTGGTTGCTAGATGTGCTGGGAAAATTCCTACGAGGCTAGATGCTGAATTCACTGATGTCATTTCTCTTAACTCCAAGGAAAATCTTACTGTATTTGTTACCTCATGGTCCCTAATGCAAGTGTGTGGTTACATGGGTGTGGTTATAGGTGTGTACAAGACTATGTGATGGTGAGCCTGAAGGTACAAAGGCTTTGAGAGAGATAAATGCTCAAAATATCACCTAGCTCTGGGTTCTTAGGCATTTCAGGTGAGTGAAGAAGCTGTGGAAGTACAAAACATTTACAATAAATTAAGATTTCAAGCTGAGAGCCTGAACATAGTGCTTATTAATGAGttggttttaaaaatacacacagtgTTGAGGGGCACCTAAGACATGTAAAGAAACGTATTTTGAGAAAAGCATAAAATCCCATCTACATGTAAGGTGTACAGAGGTTGGGGGATGGGGAGATGGTCACATGTCTATTACAGAATGTGGACAAATGTCCAGAGGGGACCACCTTGAGGAACAGAGGACTCAAAATGAACCATCTCCAAATCCATTAATCTAGAATGGGGCATGATTCTGCCCCTAAGTCCACAAGCCAGCCTTATCAAAGCAACAACTGAGCAAGCAAAGCTAGAGCAGACTTCCTCCTAGTCAagactttgttttccagttcttCCCTCCATTTGGTACCTGTTTGCCATCTGGAAAGATAAAGTCTCACCTGGGGTCCTGTAAGCGGGTTGCTTCTTGCCCATGCTTTCAGATTTGGGCCTCCTCTGTAGCCTCTCTGCAAAGTTAGATGTTGTGGGGAGGCTCTGTGCgctgcccaggagccctgtggaaGCCCTTCTTCTGATTTGCTGTCCTCTACCTATGGAAGATGAAATTGGGCCCAAGGAGTGCGAAGGATGCTTGGTAAAATCTTGTTTCCCACTCTTACCCTTTTGTGAGGAAGAGGTTCTTCTCAGTCGGACTCCAAAAAGATTTTCAACATCAGCCCCATTGGTGGATGAATTTGAATGACTGTTATTTTGAGCACCACTCCCAAGAGCTTCCTCCTTAGAATAAGTGCCTCCAGAAATGGATGCTTGCCAGGCAGGAGTGACGGTGAACTTCACAGGTTTGGTAGCAGGAGTCGGGGTGTTCTTAACGAGGTCTTCAGAGCTTTGGCTGCgtttcttggttttgtttggAGAAGTGGGGTCTCTCGGTAGGGACCAGCAGCTAGGCTTGCTCTCAAAAATGGTTTCCTCAGCAGCAGCACTCACAGAACTTGAATAAACCTGTTGCTGACACTCAGGGTCTGCAAGAGCCTGAAAGGTGTGTCTGGGAGGCAGGCGCTCCTCCGAACCTCTCTCCTCCGCAGGTGCACTCACTGGGCCTGTCGAGAAAGTCTGTGGCTGAAATTCAGCCTCATCCTCAGCTTGGAAGGGGCGCCTGCAAGGCAGCTGCTCTTCGGAACGCCTCCATTCTCCACGAGAGCTCTCAGAAGCCAAGGAGATTTCTTGCTGGTACTCCAGCTTCCCCAAAGCCTGGGCAAGGTGTCTGGGAGGCTGCTGGTCCTTAGAACTGCTCCACTTCACATGACCACTCTCCGAATGGGCAAAAACCTCTTGCGAGCCTTCCGGCCTCCTCAAGCCCTCCAGAGAGCTTTTCATAGGCAGCAGCTTGGAAGAAGTGCCTCCCTCGGTATCAGCACTCTCCCAGCCTGAGAAAACTTGGTGCTCGACTTTTGGCCTCAACATAGATTTGGAAGGTGGATTTGAAAATGGAGGATCCACATAATTTCCCTCCTCAACAGCAGGACTCTCTGAAAAGATTTGCTGGGCCATAAACTTGACAAACGACTGGGAGGGACGCTTGGAAAGCACCATTTTCTTAGATGTGTCTTCTTCACCAGTACTGCTCTCTAGACGTGAGGACATTTCCTGAATTTTAGACTTTTTTGCCACCTGGGCAGGATGTCTAGGGGGCAGTGGTCTCCCAGAAATGCCCACCTCGACAGCAGCGCTCTCCAAACTTGACATCTGCCGGACTTTACGTCTCACAATGGACCAGGAATGTTTGGCAGGCGGCAGCTCGGTAGAAGCAACACTCTCTGGACCTTCAGAGATTGCTTGTTTGACTACTGACCTcgccaggggctgggaagggactcTGGGAGGCAGTGGCTCCATAGAAATGCCCCACTCCATGGCAGCGCTCTCTGGACCCGCAGAGGCTTGTTGCTCAAATTTGGGGCTCACCCAGGACTGCTGGAAGCTGTGTCTGGGAGGCAGCAGCTCCCCGAACATGCCCTCCTCTACAGCAGTGTTCTCTGAGATTTTCTGGGCTTGAGGATTTGTCAAGGACTGGGGAGAATATTTGGGGAGCAGTGTCTCCACCGGAATAATCTGCTCAGCAGAAACACCCTCCAAATCTGAAAATACATTGTGTTCAGCTTTAGCATTCACCAAGGGCTGGGCAAGAACTTTAGAAGGCAGAGGCTCCCTAGAAATGCTCCCTTCTGCCACAGCACTCTCTGGACCTGCAGAGACGTGTTGCTGGGCTAGAGGTCTCATCAGGGGCTGAGAATGATGTCTGGGAAGCAGCAGCTCCATAGAAACGCTCTTCTCAACCATGGCACTTTCCGCACCGGAGGAGACTTGGTGCTCCACGACTGGTCTCACCAGAGCCTGGGAGGGACGTCTGGGAGGCAGCAGCTTCCTAGACATGTTCCCCTCCACAGCTGTGCTCTCTGGACCGGCAGAGATGTCTTGCTCAGCTATTGGTTTCGTTGGGGGATGAGAAGGATGTCTTGAAGGTAGCAGCTCCACGGAAGTGATCCTTTCACTAGTAGTAACTTCTGGACCTGCGGAGACCGGTTGCTCAACTTTCAGCCTCATCAGGCGCTTGGAAGGCACTCTAGGAGGCAGCGGCTCCACAGAAATGTCCCACTCCCCGGCAGCGCTCTTTGGACCCACAGAGGCTTGTTGCTGTAATTTAGGGCTCACCCAGGACTGGAATGGGCGCCTGGGAGGCATCTGCTCCACAGAAACACCCGAAACTTCAGGTGCATTCCTTGAAACCGAGGAGACTTCTTCTTGGTCTTTGGGCCTCCCCAAGGCCTGGGAAGGGCACCTGGGAGGCAGATCTTCCTCAGAGCTGCTCCAGTCCTCAGCACTGTTGTACTTTTCAACATAGCTACTTGATCCTGTGGAGGGGTCATCATCAGACTCCCCCAAAGCCTGGGGAGCACGCCTGGGAACCAGCTGCTCATCAGAAGTGCTCACGTGCTCGACAAAACTTGATTCTGCGAAGACTTCTCGGCCACCTTTGGACTTCCCCAAGGACCGGGAAGAATACCTGGGAGCCCGCCGCTGCTCAGCACCGCTCCCTGCCTCGGAAGTACTCTCTGAATCTGAGGCGACTGCTTCAGGCCTCGGCTTCCCTAAGGACCGGGAAAAGCTTCTGGGAGGCTTCCCCTCTGCAGAAGAGCCTCTGTCTGCCAAAGCACTCACTGTACCTGAAACTCTGGCTGTGAAGGCCTGGAGAACATTGCCAGGAGGCTTTTCTCTGCAGGGATTTTGAGCTGACTTCACTTTAAATCGGACACTCTTCCGATCAAAGCTGGAAGCTCCTTCCTCTTCTGACTGGATGTCAGAAGGGTCCATAAACACCTGATCCTTCACTGGCACTGAGAAAATGACATCTTGGGTTGTGGAAAGGTTTTCTACCACTGGTGAGAGAGCAGCTCTGGCTTCCGTCTTCTTGGCTCCAGAAGCCCCATCTTCATGGTATGGTGAGAGACCAGTGACCATGGACTCTTGCAGGTCTTCAGGTATTGACTGTGATGCTGATgcttttctggcatcaaagtctaCACCGGCATTTCTCCTTCCCACGTCGTTTTTATCTGAAAACAGCTCCAGCGGCGCAGCACTTTCTGTTTGTGGAGTTGTGCATTGCTCTACAACTTGCTTCTCCAAGGGCAGATGCCAGACAGGGCTGTCCCTGGAGGTCTTATCAGCAGGTGGGGACccagctctgtcacctag from Vicugna pacos chromosome X, VicPac4, whole genome shotgun sequence carries:
- the KIAA1210 gene encoding acrosomal protein KIAA1210 homolog isoform X2 translates to MAESLSEVSGSVEVLEASDEGKKKSKFKALKSFFGKKKKKEPEEAQGERRLQPSLSSSNINISSLKPIQEDQQSKPRAKSSMRIKALSHDSIFTLETEPKRSASKTYPSPDVQRGRPLQRSHGFRTLPRAGTGSMHGAVFGAMPRNVPKSTEIPPLRPRQASISPPLIQSDTISKDSEESSADEESPKSPRKKVSSYKVMTLKKRSFRPSSGPIHSQSLNTIARLPSSRSTRVPVGFSTPATTQGCLDSSAARHKMALNPRKQKKKSFQVKPKQEESSLPLVSEEEKSTTIPKEADQRKPKRDSAGPSSQKQSNRAEIYEKKTTDQAANKDAAGSQGYPLSPAYGRRRGRRGLSTLGMNERGSRRRSFKQSSRALGLGDRAGSPPADKTSRDSPVWHLPLEKQVVEQCTTPQTESAAPLELFSDKNDVGRRNAGVDFDARKASASQSIPEDLQESMVTGLSPYHEDGASGAKKTEARAALSPVVENLSTTQDVIFSVPVKDQVFMDPSDIQSEEEGASSFDRKSVRFKVKSAQNPCREKPPGNVLQAFTARVSGTVSALADRGSSAEGKPPRSFSRSLGKPRPEAVASDSESTSEAGSGAEQRRAPRYSSRSLGKSKGGREVFAESSFVEHVSTSDEQLVPRRAPQALGESDDDPSTGSSSYVEKYNSAEDWSSSEEDLPPRCPSQALGRPKDQEEVSSVSRNAPEVSGVSVEQMPPRRPFQSWVSPKLQQQASVGPKSAAGEWDISVEPLPPRVPSKRLMRLKVEQPVSAGPEVTTSERITSVELLPSRHPSHPPTKPIAEQDISAGPESTAVEGNMSRKLLPPRRPSQALVRPVVEHQVSSGAESAMVEKSVSMELLLPRHHSQPLMRPLAQQHVSAGPESAVAEGSISREPLPSKVLAQPLVNAKAEHNVFSDLEGVSAEQIIPVETLLPKYSPQSLTNPQAQKISENTAVEEGMFGELLPPRHSFQQSWVSPKFEQQASAGPESAAMEWGISMEPLPPRVPSQPLARSVVKQAISEGPESVASTELPPAKHSWSIVRRKVRQMSSLESAAVEVGISGRPLPPRHPAQVAKKSKIQEMSSRLESSTGEEDTSKKMVLSKRPSQSFVKFMAQQIFSESPAVEEGNYVDPPFSNPPSKSMLRPKVEHQVFSGWESADTEGGTSSKLLPMKSSLEGLRRPEGSQEVFAHSESGHVKWSSSKDQQPPRHLAQALGKLEYQQEISLASESSRGEWRRSEEQLPCRRPFQAEDEAEFQPQTFSTGPVSAPAEERGSEERLPPRHTFQALADPECQQQVYSSSVSAAAEETIFESKPSCWSLPRDPTSPNKTKKRSQSSEDLVKNTPTPATKPVKFTVTPAWQASISGGTYSKEEALGSGAQNNSHSNSSTNGADVENLFGVRLRRTSSSQKGKSGKQDFTKHPSHSLGPISSSIGRGQQIRRRASTGLLGSAQSLPTTSNFAERLQRRPKSESMGKKQPAYRTPGKAPGQQSDCATSEPAWITMVKQKQGSFQANIPANEPKTKNRAGAKPETKEPRYWRAGLANENQSRRIFSSNVNRQEKMVRMKLPKSTKAGFEDDKIFQVHSMKKETRRSSTLPVTLQQPVEPAEPVWFSLAKKKAKAWSQMAEIIK
- the KIAA1210 gene encoding acrosomal protein KIAA1210 homolog isoform X1 encodes the protein METRSRIWALDLRGMRVKRGSRVDPEQKECSDLTMAESLSEVSGSVEVLEASDEGKKKSKFKALKSFFGKKKKKEPEEAQGERRLQPSLSSSNINISSLKPIQEDQQSKPRAKSSMRIKALSHDSIFTLETEPKRSASKTYPSPDVQRGRPLQRSHGFRTLPRAGTGSMHGAVFGAMPRNVPKSTEIPPLRPRQASISPPLIQSDTISKDSEESSADEESPKSPRKKVSSYKVMTLKKRSFRPSSGPIHSQSLNTIARLPSSRSTRVPVGFSTPATTQGCLDSSAARHKMALNPRKQKKKSFQVKPKQEESSLPLVSEEEKSTTIPKEADQRKPKRDSAGPSSQKQSNRAEIYEKKTTDQAANKDAAGSQGYPLSPAYGRRRGRRGLSTLGMNERGSRRRSFKQSSRALGLGDRAGSPPADKTSRDSPVWHLPLEKQVVEQCTTPQTESAAPLELFSDKNDVGRRNAGVDFDARKASASQSIPEDLQESMVTGLSPYHEDGASGAKKTEARAALSPVVENLSTTQDVIFSVPVKDQVFMDPSDIQSEEEGASSFDRKSVRFKVKSAQNPCREKPPGNVLQAFTARVSGTVSALADRGSSAEGKPPRSFSRSLGKPRPEAVASDSESTSEAGSGAEQRRAPRYSSRSLGKSKGGREVFAESSFVEHVSTSDEQLVPRRAPQALGESDDDPSTGSSSYVEKYNSAEDWSSSEEDLPPRCPSQALGRPKDQEEVSSVSRNAPEVSGVSVEQMPPRRPFQSWVSPKLQQQASVGPKSAAGEWDISVEPLPPRVPSKRLMRLKVEQPVSAGPEVTTSERITSVELLPSRHPSHPPTKPIAEQDISAGPESTAVEGNMSRKLLPPRRPSQALVRPVVEHQVSSGAESAMVEKSVSMELLLPRHHSQPLMRPLAQQHVSAGPESAVAEGSISREPLPSKVLAQPLVNAKAEHNVFSDLEGVSAEQIIPVETLLPKYSPQSLTNPQAQKISENTAVEEGMFGELLPPRHSFQQSWVSPKFEQQASAGPESAAMEWGISMEPLPPRVPSQPLARSVVKQAISEGPESVASTELPPAKHSWSIVRRKVRQMSSLESAAVEVGISGRPLPPRHPAQVAKKSKIQEMSSRLESSTGEEDTSKKMVLSKRPSQSFVKFMAQQIFSESPAVEEGNYVDPPFSNPPSKSMLRPKVEHQVFSGWESADTEGGTSSKLLPMKSSLEGLRRPEGSQEVFAHSESGHVKWSSSKDQQPPRHLAQALGKLEYQQEISLASESSRGEWRRSEEQLPCRRPFQAEDEAEFQPQTFSTGPVSAPAEERGSEERLPPRHTFQALADPECQQQVYSSSVSAAAEETIFESKPSCWSLPRDPTSPNKTKKRSQSSEDLVKNTPTPATKPVKFTVTPAWQASISGGTYSKEEALGSGAQNNSHSNSSTNGADVENLFGVRLRRTSSSQKGKSGKQDFTKHPSHSLGPISSSIGRGQQIRRRASTGLLGSAQSLPTTSNFAERLQRRPKSESMGKKQPAYRTPGKAPGQQSDCATSEPAWITMVKQKQGSFQANIPANEPKTKNRAGAKPETKEPRYWRAGLANENQSRRIFSSNVNRQEKMVRMKLPKSTKAGFEDDKIFQVHSMKKETRRSSTLPVTLQQPVEPAEPVWFSLAKKKAKAWSQMAEIIK